The segment cttttgaaaaaaagtCAAGTTTTGCTTCCGTATTTAGGGGAGTAAAATGGtagaaataaaaagatgaaaatagaaagaaaaaaaatgttagtttCAGAATAAAATTTTCCTTGTATTTATTGTAGAGTGATAGATCCTTCTACTTTTATTTAGTTTTGAAGTAAATGGAcagaaaacaaatttaaattaattttcttaaaatagtaACTGAGTAGAAATATTTGTTACTCTACTTTTATTATCGCTGAAACTATTTTTCCAGTTAcgctctatttttttttttctttttctttcccaCATTTAtagttttctcctttttattctttataaaagaaaaatagaggTGAATTGAAAATGGTTTAAaaattctttttgtttcttaagAAAACAATGAGTCTTTTCTGGTTTCAATGGTTATCTTCAGCAATATTCAAAGTCGTTTACATATGTTATGCAAGAAGTAGAGGTTTTGCATCCATAGATGCATTTTAGTAGCATATTTTCTTTTGGATACTGTAAGAACCCATAGTTTTTTTTGGGGTCTAAACTCCAATAGTTTTACCGTGTAATAACATTTCTGTTTTTCTCCATAAAGAAATTATGCCATGCTCTGCGGAATTCATTTGATAAATTAAATGGAGAAGAGAGTTAAGAAAAAGCCCCCAAAAAGCTTTAGCCTGAGTTAATATGTCATAACTCACGCTTCTTATTGAGCGTTTTGGTTTAGTTGAGCATACGGACCATCTCATTTTTCATCGTTGATTGCCAGGCCCGTGCCTTCCATAAGGCTGATGAAGCAAGAGTTTCAGGCCACAAAAAAAGTATAACTTTTGAGGccacatttttaaaatattaatatagcTGAGtggttaaaaatattgtttttgacTTCTTAGTTTAAGCATTCTTTTTTCTGTATTGtgatttttcttaaactattaaagtctatgtttttatattatgttcacattatatttatcttttgttttggaCACCTGAtttgttatttcttttgtttctattatCTTTGCTATTTATAACCATTTGTTATTATTGGGTGTTTTCTAATCTCCATCATTGCATatgaaattatagaaagtaaAGAAGAATGTAATGTGATTGAATGTGTATGTGAGAAAGAAACTAATGTTAGAATATAAtggttcaaaaatatttttctctaaaaccttttaacaaaaaaatggtTCAAGAAACTACTAAAATGtgtttattatttgtttaaaacACTAAACATTATAGGTACAATATCACTTAATAGTCTACTAttcatctaatttttttatgcagaactaaacaaaaatatgtttctcttaaaaataaaatattgtatataatatatagtatataaaaatattattaaatagcATAGGCCACTATTTATAATTATGCTTCAGGCCACAAAATATATTGGGACTGCACTGTTGATTGCTTTTGATAGGTACGGACCGTAGagtaaataaaacaagaaacGTCGAGATCCATGGACCATGTCTACGATAAATATTTCAACTTCATTTCGCTAATATTATTCTACTAACCAGGAGATGCAGAACTAGGAAAATATATTCTAATCTTAAAAACTTGTGAATAGTAGGATGGTGGTATGATGGTATCACTTATGACGTCTATAATAATCaaccataattaaaatattagtgTGAAAATTTGAACCCTAGTTTCTTAACCTCATGGGAAATCATTCAACTACTTAAGTAgataatgatttattttttgtaagaCATAACCCTCTTTTTCATCTCGAATATTGCCTTCCAGAAATTTTTGATCGAATTAGTTTGTCCAACTAATATACACAGAAATACAAAGGCTCGGATTCAGGTACGATGCTCTATATATGTCCTTTATGGGGTGAAATATTGATATTAATCTTGGTTTACTTTTATACTTCTTCCATtccattaaaattaaaaattttagaaaaaaattgtttcgtaataataatttttttacattttctatacaaaaattgcaaatttcaataaaattaattgaatttATTGAAAGATCACtagttaaaaaatattagattttgataattttttaaaaaatatataattaatgtgttttttaatatgtgtgaaaatactaaaacaCGTTTATATATCCGCGTCTGCTACATATTATTCTTACACGTGATCAACACATTCACCTATTTAGCTGCCCACCTACTCACGCACTGAGTTCTCAAATAAACTGTCCTATCCTCCGCAAtaaaactttattatatattatactacACGATAAACTACTGGAATTTTTCTAAAGCCCTTTATATGCTAGGAAAATTAGGGATGAGCAGTAGCCATAAAATCCAAAGATGATAttttccgttttttttttgtatttaaccTCCATGTAACATTAGAAATTAGGAGGATTACTAATCTTTCTCATTCTGCTAAAAGAGTTCATCTCTATCTACGACCTTTTTCTTAAGCAGTATTCAACAAACGTTAGGCCCTAAGTGGACAGTGACTCAATACCTATCGTTTGAAACAATTAAACTTAATTAGATgtttaaattgttatttgatagttttgaagtttattACTAAAGTTTAaagtttattaatatataattttttgaaacacataaaaaatatatactaatattttaaatttcatgattcacaaacattaaaatttatattaaaccaTCTTATATGATTTGTAATATGTATGaccataatttatataataatttatgtattatttattattagtaatatatttttagacaATTTAGAAGATAATCACCACAAATTTAGAGGGTTTGGGTCTAGATAAGATATCATCTAAGAACACTTTCAGAACTTTGCTTTTAGAAGAGTCCATCTTAATCTACagcataaaataattttctcaaacaggaaaaatttgtgataaaaccaagataatcttattatataaagtttgattctttaaaattactaattaacatgattgattaagaaaagaaaaatcatgaTAGGTTAATTaaatactttttataaatatgtaaggTTATagtaattttacttttttaaaaatttaaatgaaaaatcaaagtttataattaattaatattgttacatgaatttaaaataataagttATTGTCTATTTTGGAACCGGTACACAAGGTTCGCATGAATTTGTTTTGGGTCTTTCTGAAAAAGAGTTCTCATACTATTTAGAATTGGACATTACTTATATACCagacaatatttatttaaacttaTGGCGTGGAACTTGGATCGAAAACTGTCATCCACTAAAACCAAgtactattaaaattattggtTTCGACCTTCAGCAAAATTTGGCACCAATCTTGTACTGTCGTACTCATCAATGGAACTCTTCACCTAACCTTCGCTACACCTattaagatttattcaactaatCCTTGATCACCATAAAAATTATCCACTTAGTATTTTGTTAACACAATTAGAAATTATCAATCTAACATTTGTTGCATTGTTAGGAAGCCTTTCGGCATAAATGATAAATCACTGGCACCTTGATTCACCAGGTCATCTTGAGGGATCTCCTCAAACAACTGAACATTAAGGAATTTTGAGTGGTCTGTACCACATACAACCTTTCCCATCAAATCTATGACCAGCAAACTTGAATTTCTTTTTGGTCAATCTTGCTGATTTTTACACTCCTGATTCTGCTCAATTGTTGGAATATTTCATCTTTATTCCAACTCTATTGATTAATAGTATAATATTtgtctattttatatatgtgatGCAATGTCCACATgaaaaattttgggttttttttccAAAAGTCTCATACTAATTAGAATTAGACAtcttatctattaatttagattCATATTTTTATCTATCTTTTAGCTACTGTGTATATTCAATTTTTGGACATATTCAAAATATCTTTCATTAACTGTACATTTAATCTTATCTATCAAAAGAgaaacttattttttaattagttgTTGTGTTTATTACAAGATATGCCActagtttttaatatttattttaaccattcattaatgatattttagtaaataatacacaaattcttGGGTCATATAAATAATACCATATATTACCAATCTAACACATGCATAGaatatatcatatttaaatCACAACTAATTATACcataatatataacaataatacatgaaattatttgatacaataatatattatgtgttacataataatatatttagttaaaCCATAATAACTCTTATTATTTTGtagttataattattttacaaagatatattattttgtttcagaATGATgcatattttagaattttcacacatattaataaagcatattaaattttagttataaatgCGTAATTTTGTGAttctttattttctataattttaaaccaataataattcaataaatgACATTGATCattttgtttccaaacaacacAATAACTGATCTTGTGTCtaacaatataaaacattaggtGTCatctttttaataactttttattaGTTTGCAAATCAAAAAATTGACTAAAATTTTCCAATAATCTATGAAAAATTGAAAAgaactataatttatttttgcaggtttagaTACTACAAAATAATATCAATCATTatcaaatcaattaaattaatggattattttatttatattttcataaataaaaaataaaaatcttttaatttatataaattttcatattaaattaaataatttatataaataaaatttaataaattaacatcaagtaaattttataattaaaaatttatcaagTAGATCACATagttaatcaaataaattacacaaattttatcaaaaagtcataaataaaaagttgaaatactaaaaaaataaaaaataataccttatacaatttaatatttaataaatacaaaataatataattatatataaaaattatcaaatgcactaaaataaaatgttaaaacattttgattttgtaaatgatattttattaaagttatttttctgtgctttaaaaatttattaaaacaatttatatgattgtatattttaataaaaaattaattgtttaattttattttaagcgacttaccatataattttcggtttttaaatattaaaatatttttatcattcttGAAAGTGATAACTCAGCTATAATATCAGCATTTTTCATTGAAAAaattactgatttttttttaaaaaatgaatatttgacTGCTTTACACGACACATTTTCAGAAAATGTATATAGTGAGCGGTATAATAAATATTAGGTTTAAGTAAATTATCTGTTTGAATTGGATTTATTGTATCCACTGTTAATTGGAactaggtgaccggtccgcaccctgtgcggacaCAAAAACATGACCGGTCCGCACCTTGTGTTCCTTTTCGGTCCGCACCtcacgagagggaacacagtaacgtcagtatgaagagtcagatattgtgtgtatgtataattgcaacgttacaaaatattttgtgtgtttacgaagatactttcattcaaaaaatggaataaatagtgtatagttttaaaagtaacagattttatattaacattaattataattgtattgtatatgtgtcgtaattctttattttaggtgaataatattatttttccataaataataaacaaacatttatgtacacatattaaaagaaaatataataaaaattgaaatattatccataaataatataaattatgaagtacatttctcgataaagaaagcaaattcaattagaaacctacaaaaaattatatctacCAAGCTCTTCTGCCTGCATGCAGATGAAGCAGATATTGTGACgaggcagatattgtgtgtatgtataattgtaacgttacaaaatattttgtgtgtttacgaagatactttcattcaaaaaatggaataaatagtgtatagttttagaagtaacagattttatattatcattaattagaattgtattgtatatgtgtcgtaattctttattttaggtgaataaaattatttttccataaataataaacaaacatttatgtagacatattaaaagaaaatataataaaaatcgaaatattattcataaataatataaattatgaagtacatttctcgataaaaaaaagcaaattcaattagaaacctacaaaaaattatatctacCAAGTTCTTCTGCCTGCATGCAGATGAAGCAAACatcaataagttaaacaattcttccatatttggaaaacatatatatatatatatatatatataacaatgacaaattaaatggtagagtatgtaaacaccTGTTTTCTGCCAGCATGAGCTAGAACACCgccgtatttaagaatcataagggcctctacGAGTATTTTTTCTTCGCCTTCACcatcccacttcagcggcttcagttgaaccttcCTATATATCGCTGAGAAATTTCCTCTCTGCGCCATTCCAAAAAATTCTCTGCTGTCagaaaatgacctcatgaattaaataaaaaatacataatgcTAGCTTAgttataaaatagtatattcaacaaaaaaaatgatataagatagtattactaaacaatacaattctaatacTTTTCCCGgactatattcaacaaaaaaagagaaagtactaaaaaagggaagaccatattgtcgttaccaatattcaacacatggaaaaaTAGACCAAACATGttttttggagacaagacataaagagttgagttcagggTTCTAAAGATGATGAGcttttgcgtctaaacacatttttcttagcacacaagcaggatcgtcgtaataccttaatagtatgagagaagagatttgtgaataatactttaaagaatgaaaagagaatgtttgtattttaagaatttgggtgtctcctatatatatacagtcgatttatttctcatattaatgacgcacaataaataatgaaatcgtttaaagaaagatattaaatgtgtattgtcaaaaaatgatttgcatatgatatgattttaacttgtgcaagtaatccatattaaaaaggtaagttattaaaaacaaacaacctaattagaaacattaaaatattttgtaagcaatataataaatatgatatcaacatgcgcaagtttaccgtttgaataataaggaaagtttttaatatttgtcttaattctaaatcttgcccaagggtaaactaaatcgataaaatttaatgatttcaacttgcgcaagtaatccatattgtgaataagtgatttgcatatttaataatttccacttgcgcaagtaatccatattagaaaggtaagttattaaaaacaaattttgtcaataagttatttgcatatttaatgatttcaacttgtgcaagtaattcatattagaaaggtaagttattaaaaacaaacaacttaATTAGTAGGGGTGTGCACTTTACCTGATATCCAAAGTGGCATCCGAACctgatccgaaaaacccgaactgaaatccgaaTCAAAGTAgcaaaaatacccgaacgggtattgaataaggagagattggatacccaaacccgaacggataatacccgaacccgaatggatatccgaagataacataacatatgtataattaaccttatatttctagtttacatctctcattttatataaaatatttatattgatactacacatactttaagttcatatgatatacatacaattacggaaaaaaaatgatttgctactcacttaaaatgcatgtcaagttttttatttcaaaaattaacaaaaagttacatccaaaatttaaaaaaaataactaaattaatgtctttttagttttaaaatgttatgtccaaatctatttaccattcaatctattaaaaataaaaaattagttaactgaaagttatatttttaaatataagaaacttgagaaatgaaaattttaatttttttctgcaaaatctaaatatccgaacccgatccgaaataaccgaatccgaactaaaaatacccgaacccgacccgaagtacagaaatacccgaacgggttctacacctctataccgaaatacccaaaaatctaaaatatctgatccgaacccgaacggatacccaaggctaaactaaatcgataattattattccctaactatatatgggcttaacgaaatcgacaatagttttgggcttgtctacataagctattgattaaaataaatgaaaaataaaattcagaaaaatcgaccaatagaattataacaatttttctgagaagctctatattaatGCCATGTCAGcaaaaatcactaaagtgacttctcttttaatgtataggaggatTGTTTATATAATTggttatataatattatatgtatattataatttctataatataatttacCATATTTAGttgtttctataaataaattatgttaaTTCATCTGCATTTAAGATGTTAATTGTTTATTTGGTAACACAGATTAGATTAATTAGTAGTTTTTTTATTAgattagtttcctttttaagaTTAGTTACATTTAGAATAGTTTCCTTTTACATTAGTTTCCTTGTAAGAatagtttcctttttaaaatgtaattaaataGATGAAAATTCAAATACCAACAACCAAGAGGATTATCTTATCGATTTGAATCCCTATGATCGTGGTTGCATTTATATTTGCAACATCTTTACACAGAAAGAGTAATGATCATTGGGGTAAGCTCAGGCCCAATATAAGTTGGGTTTAATATATTAACGGGGCGTTACTGTATCTTTTGTGCATAATACCAATTACGAAATGTCCACTAGGACCACTACAATGACATTGATGCTTTTAAAAACGTTTGAAGTAAAAATCTGCCTAGCCTTGACATtgggttttaatttttaaacatttaacGGCCTTAAAGGTAGAGGAGAAAGCTTGGGAAAACGGCTTTTTCGTGCCTGCACCATAGATCTCTGAGAAATTACATACCTGAACTATTAGGATGTGCGAAAACATACCCGAACTCGTTAAACATTTGAATTACATGCCCAGATTTTAAAAGTCACGCTAATTCCGATTTTGATTTAAACACTGTTAATTATTTCTTAACGGTGATGATTAGGATGCTTAGCTGGTGGATGAGTCAGCGTAAATACTAAATGGGCCAAACAAAATTGAGATTAAAATGGGCTAAAGTTGATTATGTTTGGGCTTAAACCCTCACAAACTGGACAATTAACAAAAGATCGTCGTTCTTTTACGTCTCCACTCTCCTCTGTTGCGTTGAACAAAACAACGAATATTAGTAACAGAAATTTCTTTCAGTgaagaaataaacaaaattgaAGAAACCAGATTGCTAGAGAAGTTGGGTTGTTCCTAAACTCATCTAAAAAATGAGGTAAGTTTTGTTTGTCTTTGTCTCTTCACTGAAATCTATGATTGATGCTTTTAAAAATTAGGTTATTATGTCGATTGGGGTTTAATTGATGgtatgtttatttttgaaaaatttcagTGAAGAAGGAGATACAacgtttcaaatatattatcgTGGGAAGTTCGAGACTAATGAAGGTGGAATGATCACATATGTTGGTGGGGAACGTCATGTGCTTCAAACCCAGGCTCAAGCTTTGTTTACAGGGTTGACTAATGATTTCCCTATATCTTTGTATGGTCAAAGAATCTGGTTCAAACTACCATACGAGACTATGAAGGATCTGAAAATTTTGAGTAATGGTAGTGACACATTTCGATTGATGTGTGAAGCTTCATATTGGACAAAGTATATAGAAGTTTTTATGGAGCATGAAAACGTCCATGAAGAAGTAGTGAATGAAGAGGTTGAAGAGGGAGGCCAAAGTAATGGCGAGACAGAAGAGGTGCAATATGAAGATGGAGAGAATGAATTTGAAGAAGAATCTCGGGTTGAAGCTGTTATAGCTCAGGTTTCTGATGATGAAGATAATGAAAATTACAGAGACACTCCTCCTTGTTCTGACGATGAGGAACAACAACATCGAAGGCCTTATGACGGATGGAGGAGAGGCAGTGGAGAGCTACACATAAGGCAAGTTTTTGATAGTATACCAGACTTCAAAGATGCTGTGTTTGAGTATGCATTAAAGGGTGGGTGGAATATCCAATTCACTAGATGGGGAGGTGTAAAATCAGAGGCAAGATGTGGAGTAGAAGTCGATGAAGGAGAAATTCCATGCTCTTGGAGGATATATTTGTCGTATGAAGAATCTGTTTCACAATGGATGGTGAAGACATTCCAAGATGTCCATAGTTGTTTCAAAGATGGTCACTGCAAGATATTGTCGGAGTCACGCATTGCGAAGATGTTTTTAAATGAAGTGAGGGAGGATCCGGAAATGAAGCCTAAAACACTCCAAGAACAGATTCAATTACGATATGACTTGAATCCATCTCATGACCAATGTCGCAAGGCGAAGAAGAAAGCTTTGGATTTCATTCAAGATGAGCATGATGAACAATTTCGTAGGATTAAAGACTATGAAATAGAAATTCAAAAGTAAgcaattgtttatttttttttctttttgtttcaataATTATGTGTCTTATAACATATGTAATTCGATTTGGTTATGGACAGGACAAATCCCGGATCAGTTACAGACCTTCGAACCGTTATTGGGCCTGGTGAACTTGAAGTTTTTGATCGCTTCTACGTTTGTTATGCTGTTCTGCGAGACATATGGCTAGCCACTTGTAGACCAATCTTTGGGATAGACGGGTGCTTCCTCAAAACAACGGCTAAGGGCCAACTTCTAGCTGCAGTGGGAAGAGATGCAAACAATCAGATTTACCCTCTTGCTTGGGCTGTGGTGCATAAAGAGAATACAGAGACATGGGTATGGTTCTTGCAAAAGCTGAAGACTGATTTAAAACTTGGAAATGGTGATGGGTTTACCCTTGTTTCAGATAGACAAAAGGTATGTATAATCATtcataatcttaaaaaaaaattatggtatTTTTTCAATTGCTTATGGCATTTTTGTTTGGATTTAGGGATTACTTATAGCTGTGGATGAGGAGTTACCAAACGTCGAGCACAGGATGTGTGCAAGGCATATCTATGGGAATCTAAGGAAGTTTTACCCGAACAAGCCTCAGATGAAAAAATTGTTTTGGAGTGTGGTGGAAAGCCACAATGAGGCCGACTATAAAGCAAGTATGAAGGAGTTAGAGGAGTATGACAAGGATGTCTATGAAGCGTTCATGGCCAGGAACCCAGAAACTTGTTGTAGGGCTTTTTTTACAACGACATGTTGTTGTGAAGATGCTCTTAACAACAACTCTGAGTCATACAATAAGACGCTTGAGAAAGCACGAGCGATGCCTTTGGTTGAGATGCTTGAGACAATGAGACGACTTGCAATGAAGCGCATTAATCTAAGGAAGAACAAGCTCACAAAACACAAGGGAAAGTTCAGTTTGAAGGTTAGTAAAATGATAGAATCTGAGACAAGACATAGGAAGTACTGTAAATCGCTTCCTGGACCTACTGGTGAGTTTGAAGTTTCTGAGAATTCTATGCAATATGCGGTTGATATGAGGGCGAGGACATGTAGCTGTAGGAGGTGGGATTTAACAGGGATTCCATGTAGACATGCTCTTCGTGTCGTTTTGGATCAGAAGAAGACATATAAGACTGACAATTTGGTTTCTCATTGGTATTTGACTTCTAAGTGGCAGCAACAATACTCAGACTCGATCAAACCGGTTAAGGGAATCAAGTTTTGGAAACCGTCTGGTGAATCAACAATACAAGCTCCACCGAGAGAAAAATCCAAAGGGCGTAAGAAGAAGGCTCAACAAAGAATCAAAGGAGTTAATGAGTCTCCTACTAAGGGGAAAAAGGTAACTCAACACGCTCGTATTATGCATTGTTCTCGTTGTGGGTTTCCTGAGCATAACTGCACTAAATGCCCTAATGTTGGAGTTGCGTGTAAGCCTCGACCACCTAAGAAGCAAAAAACCACGAGACCACAGGAGGAGATTGCATTAGATGTCTGTGAAGGTCCTACTCAAACGCAGCCAAGTCACACTTGATGGTTATTATGTTGTGTTAGTAGATGAGTCGGCCATTGCTTGTTTTGGTACTTGTGTAATGTTATCGATGTGTTTGGTAACTTcctttcattgcttgttttgGTGTTTGCATACACTTATGATACTCTCTATTTTGTGTTGTGGGTTTGTTAAGAACTGTTGTTAAGGTCATGGTATTTGTT is part of the Brassica rapa cultivar Chiifu-401-42 chromosome A09, CAAS_Brap_v3.01, whole genome shotgun sequence genome and harbors:
- the LOC117127907 gene encoding uncharacterized protein LOC117127907: MSEEGDTTFQIYYRGKFETNEGGMITYVGGERHVLQTQAQALFTGLTNDFPISLYGQRIWFKLPYETMKDLKILSNGSDTFRLMCEASYWTKYIEVFMEHENVHEEVVNEEVEEGGQSNGETEEVQYEDGENEFEEESRVEAVIAQVSDDEDNENYRDTPPCSDDEEQQHRRPYDGWRRGSGELHIRQVFDSIPDFKDAVFEYALKGGWNIQFTRWGGVKSEARCGVEVDEGEIPCSWRIYLSYEESVSQWMVKTFQDVHSCFKDGHCKILSESRIAKMFLNEVREDPEMKPKTLQEQIQLRYDLNPSHDQCRKAKKKALDFIQDEHDEQFRRIKDYEIEIQK
- the LOC103838530 gene encoding uncharacterized protein LOC103838530, producing MDRTNPGSVTDLRTVIGPGELEVFDRFYVCYAVLRDIWLATCRPIFGIDGCFLKTTAKGQLLAAVGRDANNQIYPLAWAVVHKENTETWVWFLQKLKTDLKLGNGDGFTLVSDRQKGLLIAVDEELPNVEHRMCARHIYGNLRKFYPNKPQMKKLFWSVVESHNEADYKASMKELEEYDKDVYEAFMARNPETCCRAFFTTTCCCEDALNNNSESYNKTLEKARAMPLVEMLETMRRLAMKRINLRKNKLTKHKGKFSLKVSKMIESETRHRKYCKSLPGPTGEFEVSENSMQYAVDMRARTCSCRRWDLTGIPCRHALRVVLDQKKTYKTDNLVSHWYLTSKWQQQYSDSIKPVKGIKFWKPSGESTIQAPPREKSKGRKKKAQQRIKGVNESPTKGKKVTQHARIMHCSRCGFPEHNCTKCPNVGVACKPRPPKKQKTTRPQEEIALDVCEGPTQTQPSHT